Proteins encoded in a region of the Candidatus Moanabacter tarae genome:
- the ywle gene encoding Protein-arginine-phosphatase, with amino-acid sequence MPILANFVSCVCTGNVCRSPMAEKLLGHALAKEKSPLSSLQVISTGISAGDGNAASVNSIQALQKVGLDLGNHRSRKITRELVDASIVLLCMTEMHRYLLNQIFGELDIPIILFREKLPSVRQMEIADPYGKSLNAYENCRDDLVEAIPSVVSYLRNLVETLPENK; translated from the coding sequence ATGCCAATTCTAGCCAACTTCGTCAGCTGCGTATGCACGGGCAATGTGTGTCGTAGCCCAATGGCTGAAAAACTTCTTGGTCACGCCTTGGCAAAAGAAAAGAGCCCCTTATCATCCCTCCAAGTCATATCTACAGGGATTTCGGCCGGTGATGGCAATGCAGCATCAGTGAACTCTATTCAAGCTCTTCAGAAGGTTGGTCTGGATTTGGGTAATCATAGGAGCCGGAAAATAACTAGAGAGTTGGTCGACGCATCGATTGTTTTACTTTGTATGACGGAAATGCACCGATATCTCCTCAATCAGATTTTCGGAGAACTCGATATTCCAATCATCCTATTTCGGGAGAAATTACCCTCTGTAAGACAAATGGAAATTGCAGATCCGTACGGCAAAAGTTTGAACGCCTACGAAAACTGCCGTGACGATCTGGTAGAAGCAATTCCCAGCGTCGTCAGCTACCTGCGAAACCTCGTAGAAACTCTCCCCGAAAATAAGTGA
- the mpl gene encoding UDP-N-acetylmuramate--L-alanyl-gamma-D-glutamyl-meso-2,6-diaminoheptandioate ligase, which produces MRFYFIGICGVAMGNAAVLLSRLGHTVSGVDAGTYPPMSELLREAGIKTFEGYEEGRLKEENPDWVVIGNTISRGNSEVEWLLESRRFPILSLPELLQKFVLRARFNIVVAGTHGKTTTTALTTFILRENGTRAGYFVGGVPYDLPFGADFGEGNAPFVIEGDEYDSAFFDKRSKFVHYEPSIVVINNLEFDHCDIFGNLSDVQKSFSHLLRLVPRSGYVLLNGDDPNVQALLPIDWTRILTVGVGKECDLRITNFEEKGRKSEFRLSWRGKEWQSLSMSQGGLFNARNTAMAALAAGLALYPNDPMRISLSSVAYFSGVKRRQEVLFTDETVTVIEDFGHHPTAIGQTLDYLKSRYQDKHLVACFEPRSNTSKRNIFQDEFADAFSNADRVLIGPLHRASLIPERERLDTLHLAKILEKRGVSAVAFEGNPALLETLLAYLQSEVKQSYVVCFFTNGSFDGIVKELVSRLTSGDSLFLRRPG; this is translated from the coding sequence ATGAGATTCTATTTCATTGGGATCTGTGGTGTTGCAATGGGCAATGCCGCGGTTTTGTTGAGTCGACTGGGACATACGGTTTCTGGGGTTGACGCTGGAACCTATCCGCCAATGTCGGAATTGCTGAGGGAAGCTGGGATAAAGACTTTCGAAGGTTACGAAGAAGGAAGATTGAAAGAAGAAAATCCCGATTGGGTGGTGATTGGAAACACAATATCGCGAGGAAATTCTGAAGTTGAGTGGCTCCTTGAATCTAGAAGATTTCCTATTTTGTCCTTGCCGGAACTGCTCCAAAAGTTCGTTCTCCGAGCGCGTTTCAATATTGTGGTTGCGGGAACGCATGGTAAAACGACAACAACTGCCCTGACTACGTTTATTCTACGAGAAAACGGAACGAGGGCTGGCTACTTTGTAGGCGGAGTCCCATACGATCTTCCATTTGGAGCTGATTTCGGCGAAGGGAATGCACCTTTTGTAATTGAGGGTGATGAGTACGATTCAGCTTTCTTCGATAAAAGAAGTAAGTTTGTTCACTACGAGCCTAGTATCGTGGTAATTAACAACTTGGAGTTCGATCACTGTGACATATTTGGGAACTTGAGTGATGTGCAGAAAAGTTTTTCCCACCTTTTACGTTTGGTCCCACGTTCCGGCTATGTACTCCTTAATGGCGACGATCCGAATGTTCAGGCTCTTTTGCCTATTGACTGGACCCGAATTTTGACCGTTGGGGTGGGGAAAGAATGTGATCTGAGGATAACTAATTTTGAGGAAAAGGGTAGGAAATCAGAATTCAGGCTAAGTTGGAGAGGAAAAGAATGGCAATCGCTGAGCATGTCCCAAGGCGGTCTCTTTAATGCGCGGAATACTGCTATGGCCGCGCTTGCGGCAGGACTTGCACTCTATCCAAATGATCCGATGCGTATCAGCCTGAGTTCGGTTGCGTACTTTTCCGGAGTAAAACGACGCCAAGAGGTTCTTTTTACGGATGAGACAGTAACCGTTATCGAAGATTTCGGTCATCATCCGACAGCCATTGGTCAGACCCTTGATTATCTAAAATCGAGATATCAGGATAAGCATCTTGTTGCATGCTTCGAACCTCGAAGCAATACATCTAAAAGAAACATCTTTCAGGACGAGTTTGCTGATGCTTTTTCTAATGCAGATCGGGTTTTGATCGGCCCTTTGCACCGTGCATCTCTAATTCCCGAGAGAGAGCGTCTAGACACTCTACATCTTGCGAAAATTTTGGAGAAAAGAGGTGTCTCTGCAGTCGCATTTGAGGGAAACCCAGCTTTGCTGGAGACACTGTTGGCATATTTGCAATCCGAGGTGAAACAGAGCTATGTAGTATGTTTTTTCACAAACGGATCTTTTGATGGAATCGTTAAGGAGTTGGTTTCGAGACTTACATCAGGAGACTCGCTATTTCTTAGACGTCCAGGCTAG
- the xerD gene encoding Tyrosine recombinase XerD, whose protein sequence is MHIFEEAIERFLVYLDLEKGASLNTIESYGSDLRQCVHYLQKQGCYSWASIETETLASWIGWMTSQGYAVSSVARKLTSVRMLARYLVREGELKNDFTELAEGPRGHRRLPAILTTEEVKRLLEAPSQRTAQGVRDRAIMELCYSSGLRVSEASSLYLQDFDGESGMLRVVSGKGGKERVLPVGRKAIDAIDAYLISGRPKLVKANTGSALFLSTRGRPISRKTIWHSIRVYATKAGIEKPVKPHVLRHSFASHLLSGGADLRSIQEMLGHVDVSTTQIYTAVEKQRLIKQHDQFHPRNQKLPG, encoded by the coding sequence ATGCATATTTTTGAAGAAGCAATTGAGAGGTTTTTGGTCTATCTAGATTTAGAAAAAGGAGCATCTCTTAATACAATCGAATCTTATGGGTCTGATCTAAGACAGTGCGTACACTACCTGCAGAAGCAGGGATGTTATAGTTGGGCATCGATCGAGACAGAAACACTTGCCTCTTGGATAGGATGGATGACTTCCCAGGGATATGCAGTTTCAAGCGTTGCAAGAAAGCTAACATCGGTCAGGATGCTCGCTCGGTACCTGGTTAGAGAAGGAGAGCTAAAGAATGACTTCACGGAGCTAGCAGAGGGGCCGCGTGGGCATCGGAGACTTCCTGCCATCTTGACGACCGAAGAAGTTAAAAGACTCCTAGAAGCGCCTTCCCAGCGAACCGCACAGGGAGTTCGTGACCGTGCCATTATGGAGCTTTGTTACAGTAGTGGGCTTCGGGTATCCGAGGCTTCATCTCTTTACCTGCAGGATTTTGATGGGGAGAGTGGGATGCTTAGAGTCGTTTCGGGGAAGGGAGGGAAAGAGCGAGTTTTACCGGTTGGACGTAAGGCGATTGATGCGATCGATGCTTATTTGATTTCTGGAAGACCAAAATTAGTAAAGGCCAATACTGGGAGTGCACTTTTCCTTAGTACGAGAGGACGGCCCATTTCCCGGAAAACCATTTGGCATTCAATTAGAGTTTATGCTACTAAGGCAGGTATCGAAAAACCAGTTAAGCCTCATGTCCTGAGGCATTCCTTCGCTTCTCACCTCCTTAGTGGGGGCGCAGACCTGCGTTCTATTCAAGAAATGTTAGGACATGTGGATGTTTCCACGACACAAATCTATACGGCGGTGGAGAAGCAGAGGTTGATCAAGCAACATGATCAATTCCATCCGCGAAATCAAAAATTACCAGGATAA
- the rbn gene encoding Ribonuclease BN, translated as MEVIFLGTGTSQGVPMIAHDSPGLDLENPKNWRTRPSIHVIMDGFHIQVDAGQEFRVQCLANDIRQVDTFILTHGHADHISGMDDLRRFCTIRGSTALPVYSTAVGLQRVRDVFPYADREIPEQRYYPAFQLMEMPSRLELEGGSVESTLLPHGKMQVLGLIFTENSTGKKAVYYTDCKEVDVKQRKLARGADLVVLDALQPKKHRTHMSIGEAVETALDIGAPQTYLTHMAFMVDHDTFDRTLPNGISLAYDRLRVEL; from the coding sequence ATGGAGGTAATATTTCTTGGAACGGGAACTTCCCAAGGGGTTCCAATGATAGCCCATGACAGTCCCGGTCTCGATTTAGAGAACCCGAAGAACTGGCGTACCCGGCCAAGCATTCATGTAATCATGGATGGTTTTCATATTCAGGTGGATGCTGGCCAGGAATTTCGGGTTCAGTGTTTAGCCAATGACATTAGGCAGGTCGATACGTTCATTTTGACCCATGGACATGCTGATCATATCTCGGGAATGGACGATTTGCGACGCTTCTGTACAATCCGAGGGAGCACCGCTCTTCCGGTCTATAGTACAGCGGTTGGTCTTCAGCGAGTTCGTGACGTATTTCCTTATGCTGACCGAGAAATCCCTGAACAAAGATATTATCCCGCTTTTCAACTCATGGAGATGCCCAGTCGGCTGGAGTTAGAGGGCGGTTCAGTTGAGTCGACGCTTCTTCCCCATGGGAAAATGCAGGTGCTGGGACTGATTTTTACTGAGAATTCTACGGGGAAGAAGGCCGTTTACTACACAGACTGTAAGGAAGTTGATGTAAAGCAGCGGAAACTGGCTCGAGGAGCCGATTTAGTTGTTCTTGACGCTCTCCAGCCGAAAAAGCACCGGACCCATATGTCGATTGGAGAAGCGGTTGAAACTGCTCTCGATATAGGTGCACCACAAACCTATCTTACTCACATGGCCTTTATGGTAGACCATGACACCTTCGACCGCACTTTGCCCAATGGAATATCCCTAGCTTATGACAGGCTAAGGGTAGAATTGTAG
- the accA gene encoding Acetyl-coenzyme A carboxylase carboxyl transferase subunit alpha gives MEQERSQFLLDFEKPIRELEEKLEELRQSSRINQLDLAKEVAAIESKIATTECEIYDNLTAWQQVQIARHPNRPYSLDYIDALFEDFQELHGDRRFGDDQALIGGTAFFEGKSIMIVAQQKGRNTKENLQRNFGMPKAEGYRKAFRLMETAAKFSMPIITFIDTPGAYPGIDSEERHVAEAIAVNQRMMSALNVPIVTIIIGEGGSGGALGIGVADSILIFENAYFSVISPEGCAAILWRDRAQKPKAAEALQLTAKDLMRFGIANMVIEEPFGGAHRDHHKAASNLKIALSSQLAELRKLSKKNLKARRYQKYRAIGVFEEPGIEEKTSSFPNPPPAAASDAS, from the coding sequence ATGGAACAAGAAAGATCACAATTTCTGCTCGATTTCGAAAAGCCGATACGTGAGCTCGAAGAGAAACTGGAAGAGCTGCGTCAATCTTCTCGCATCAACCAGCTGGATTTAGCAAAAGAAGTCGCTGCGATCGAGAGCAAGATTGCAACTACCGAATGCGAGATCTATGATAATCTGACCGCTTGGCAACAGGTCCAGATCGCGAGACATCCTAATCGTCCCTACTCCCTCGACTATATTGATGCCCTATTCGAAGATTTTCAGGAATTGCACGGAGACCGTCGGTTTGGCGACGATCAGGCCCTTATCGGCGGGACAGCCTTTTTTGAGGGGAAATCGATCATGATTGTAGCCCAACAAAAAGGGCGCAACACTAAGGAGAATCTTCAAAGAAATTTCGGGATGCCCAAAGCTGAAGGATATCGGAAGGCATTTCGGTTGATGGAAACAGCAGCGAAATTCAGCATGCCCATCATAACTTTCATTGACACTCCAGGAGCATATCCAGGCATCGATTCAGAAGAGAGGCACGTAGCGGAGGCCATTGCAGTTAACCAGCGAATGATGAGTGCTCTCAACGTCCCTATCGTGACGATAATCATAGGCGAAGGCGGTTCTGGAGGTGCATTAGGAATCGGCGTAGCTGATAGTATTTTGATTTTCGAAAACGCTTACTTCTCAGTAATTTCACCGGAAGGATGTGCCGCCATCCTGTGGAGAGATCGAGCCCAAAAACCCAAGGCTGCAGAAGCTCTCCAACTCACCGCCAAGGATCTAATGCGGTTCGGGATTGCCAACATGGTAATTGAGGAGCCTTTCGGGGGAGCACACCGGGACCATCATAAAGCAGCTTCTAATCTGAAAATAGCCCTCTCCTCTCAGCTCGCTGAATTGAGGAAATTGTCCAAAAAAAATCTGAAGGCTCGGCGCTACCAAAAATACCGTGCTATAGGAGTATTCGAGGAACCAGGGATAGAAGAAAAGACTAGCAGCTTTCCCAATCCACCTCCCGCCGCCGCCAGTGATGCATCCTAG